The Actinomycetes bacterium nucleotide sequence TCGCGCATGGTGCCGGTCAGCACGCCGTCGGGTGACTTCCGGGTCTGGACGAAGCGGGTGGGCACCAACCCCGACCTCAAGGTGCTGCTTCTGCACGGGGGTCCTGGGGCGACCGACGAGCTCTACGAGTGCTTCGACGTCTGGTTCCCCGGGGCCGGGATCGAGTACTACTACTACGACCAGCTCGGCTCGTTCCGCAGCGACCAACCGGACGACCCGTCGTTGTGGGACCTCGGCCGGTTCGTCGACGAAGTCGAGCAGGTCCGGCGAGCGCTCGGCCTGGACTCGAGCAACTTCGTGCTGCTCGGGCAGTCCTGGGGCGGCCTGCTGGCCATGGAGTACGCCGTCCACCACCGGGAGCACCTCAAGGGCCTGGTGATCTCCAACATGATGTCGAGCTCGCGCCTCTACAACGCGTAGGCCAGCGACGTCCTCATGCCGGCCATGGACCAGGACGTGCTGGCGGAGATCAAGCGGTTCGAGGCTGACGGCACCACCGACGACCCGCGGTACGAGGAGCTCCTCATGCAGCACCACTACGCGCTGCACGTCTGCCGGCTGCCGCTGGGGGAGTGGCCCGACCCGGTGGTCCGGTCGCTCGCCCACATCAACCCGGCGATCTTCGCGCCGATGCGGGGACCGGGATGAGCGGCTCCCTCGAGGACTGGGACCGCTCGGGCGACCTGAAGGACATCGACGTGCCTACGCTGGTCATCGGCGCGACCCACGACACGATGGACCCCGCGCACATGCGGTGGATGTCCGAGCAGCTGCCCCGGGGCTCCTACCTGCACTGCCCCGACGGCAGCCACCTCTCCCAGTTCGACGACCAGCAGCACTACTTCCCCGGGTTGATCGGCTTCCTGCAGTCCCTGTGACAGACCGGGGAAGCCGCGATGGCGGGCAGACCCGGATCTGCGTCGTGGGGAACAGCGGCTCCGGCAAGACCAGCCTGGCGCGACGGCTGGCCACCCGGCTGGACCTGCCGCATGTCGAGCTGGACGCGCTCAGCCATCGTGCCGGCCGGACCGAGGCTCCGTTGGACGAGTTCCGGGCGGACGTGACGAGCATGCTGCCGCCCGGGGCGGATGGGTCGTCGACGGCAACTACCGCAGCCGGGTGGCCGACCTGGTCGACCCGGACACCTACGTGTGGCTGGACTACCCCAGGAGGGTGGTCTTCCCACGCGTCGTCCGGCGAACCCTGGGTCGCGTGCTGCTCCGGCGTGAGCTGTGGAACGGCAACCGGGAGAGCTGGACGTCACTGCTCAGGCCCGACAGGCGGCAGAACATCCTCCTGTGGTCGTGGACCCAGCACCACGGCTACCGCCGCTATTACGAGGACGCCAGCACGGCCGACCGGCAGGCCAGCTGGGTGCGACTGCGCACTCCCCAGGAAGCGGAACGCTGGCTGTCCGTCATCAGCCGGGCACATGCTGGTCCGCCGGGTGTGGCATGAGGCGTTGCTGTCGCAGCGATCAGCCTTGATCCTGCGAAGCCGTTCGAGGACGGACCTGATGGTCACGCTCACCGGGCCGCCCGACCTCTGGGTGCCAACAGTGTCGACGGCGGCTTCGTCGTCTCGCCGGCGCTGCGAGTCGACGCGCTCATGCGATGTCCGTGGTGTCGTTGCGCGCCAGGAGGATCGGCTCGGCCCGGGCAACGGGGTGAAGAACGGCATGGCGGCATGCTGCCAAGGCGACCGCGGAACCGCCATGCCCTGCCCGGCTTGTAGTGTGGCCGACGTGCCACTCGTCGAGTGTGTCCCCAACTTCTCCGAGGGGCGTCGCCCCGAGGTCATCGCAGCCATTCGAGACGCCATCGCCAGCGTTGCTGACGTCACCGTCCTCGACGTGTCGTCCGACCCGAGCCACAACCGGACCGTCGTCACCTTTGTCGCTCCGTCGTCCGTCGCGGTGCAGGCGGCCTTCAACGGCATCGCCAAGGCGCGTGAGCTGATCGACCTCACCACGCACCAGGGTGAGCATCCGCGGATCGGCGCCACCGACGTGTGTCCGTTCATCCCGCTCGAGGGCGCCACGATGGACGACTGCATCGCGCTGGCCCGGGAGCTGGGCCAGCGGGTCGGCCACGAGCTCGGTGTCCCGGTGTTCCTCTACGAGCGAGCCGCCACCCGCCCGGACCGGCAGAACCTGGCCGACGTCCGCCGTGGCGAGTTCGAGCTGGCGCGCACCGAGATCGGGACCAACGCGGACCGGGTCCCCGACTTCGGCCCCAACGCGGTCCACCCCACGGCCGGCGCGACCATCATCGGCGCTCGGCCGTTCCTGGTCGCGTACAACGTCTATCTTGGCGGCGTCGAGAACCTGCAGGTCGCCAAGGACGTCGCGAAGGCGGTGCGCGGGTCGAGCGGCGGTTTCCGCTATGTCAAGGCGCTCGGGCTCGAGGTCAACGGGCAGGCGCAGGTGTCGATGAACCTGGTGGACACCGACCAGACCCCACTGTCACGCGTCTTCAACTTCGTACGGAGCGAGGCGGAGGCGCGCGGAGTCTCTCCCACCAGGAGCGAGCTGGTCGGCCTGGTGCCGGAAAAGGTGCTCTTCGAGGCGGCGGCCCGGCACATCCGGCTGCCCGACTTCACCACCGACGTGGTCCTCGAGCGCAAGGTTCGCGAGGCGCAGAGCGGCGAGTCGCTGAGCGGCTTCGTCGCGAGTGTCGCGGGCAGCGCACCGGTGCCGGGCGGGGGGAGCGTGAGCGCGCTCGCCGGCCAGCTCGCGGCGGCGCTCGCGCAGTTGGTCGCCGGGTTGACGGTCGGGCGCAAGAAGTACGCCGCAGTCGAGGCGGAGATGACGACGCTGGCGCTCGAGGCGGCTGCCCTGGGCGATCGCCTGGGCGCGCTCGTGCAGAAGGACGCCGACGCCTACGCCTTGGTGAGCGCGGCGTACAAGCGTCCGGGTGACGGCGAGTCCGCTGGTGCGCGAGAGGAAGCGATCCAGGCGGCGCTGGTCAAAGCCGCGCAGGTCCCGCTCGAGACGGCCCGGGCCTGCCACGATGTCGCCCGCCTGGCCGCCACCTGTGCGGCCAAGGGGAACACCAACACCGTGAGCGACTCCGGCGTCGCCGCGCTGCTCGCCGAGGCCGCCTGCCGCGGAGCCGCGTACAACGTACGCATCAACGTCGCATCGATGACGGACCCGTCGCTGGGCGCTGCGCTTCTCAGCGAAGCAGCCGCGCTGGTGGCGGCGACGCGAGCGGCCGCCCAGGGGGCGACCGCCCGCGTGGACGAGGCGATCGGCTGAGCAGAGCCACTCCTTCGGTCGGGGAGCGCCTCGTGTCTGGCCGGTTGGGGATGCGGCAGGCGCCCGGCGAGGTCAGTGGTAGAAGTACGGGTCGAGCACACTGACCGGCGAGATCGAGTCGACCGGGAGACCGTTGCTGGTCGCCGCGCGGCGGATGGCGTCGGGGTCGGGCCCGTCGTAGATGCAGAACGTCTTGCGCTTGTCCTCACTGACGTAGGAGTGGACCCAGGTCACCCCAACGTTCGCGTTGTTGCCGACGACACCGAGGCACGTTGTCGCGCCGTCGTCCGTCGTCGGGATCTCCAGGCCGTCAGGGAACGTACGCTCGACCAGGTAGCGCGGCATCGGTCTCTCCCTCGTGCACGGGGACCGGGACTTGGTCCGTTCCCACCAGTCAGCCAGACGCGTCACCCACGGTCATCGGGAGCGATCCCCATGTTGTGGGCGCCGCATCCCTATCTATCCCGGGAGCGCAGGTCAGCCGACGGCGGCGAGGTCGCGGGCCCGGCGCACCGCCTCGAGCCGGGACGACACACCCAGCTTCGTGAGGATCGACGAGACATGGTGGCCAACGGTCTTCTCGGACAGGTGCAGCCGAGCGGCGATGTCGGCGTTGCGCAGGCCCTCGTTGAGCAGGTCGAGCACCTCGACCTCGCGGTCGGTGAGGCCACCGACGTTGGCCCGAGTGCTCGCTCGGGCTCCGCGCGGCACCCGTGCGCCGATCGACCGCAGCTTGGTGTCGCATCGCTCGACGAGCACGGCCGCGCCGAGCTGTGCGAACCGGGCTCGGGCCTCTCGGAGGTCGACCTCGTCGTCGCTGTCGAGCAGGGCCCAGGCTGCCTTGTACGGGGCTCCGTAGGACGTCCACAGGGTGGCGGCCTCCCGGTGCTGCCCGGCCATCGACAGCAGCTCCGGTTCCCGCAGTCCGTCAGGTGGGGCGTCGATCAGGCCCGACCGCCACACGAGCAGCGCCAGGTCAGGAAGCCACTCCTCGTCCTGCAGCCGGAGGGCCTCCAGGTACCAAGGGAGGACATGCGTCCGGACCGCCTCGACGTCCCCCTCGAGCAGGTGCACCTCGCCGCGCGCCAACGCGATGGTCGCCTGGTAGCCCAGCGTCCGGGACTTGGCGATGTGGTCGCGGGCCTCGTCCAGGTGGCGCCAGACGTCGTCGCTGTCGCCGCGACGGGCACCGATGAGGGCAAGGGCGACCAGCGGCTCGATCCGGCTCGCCCGCCCGGTGTTGCGCACGTACAGCAGGTCGTGCGCCTCCTCCACCGCCTCGTCCCAGCGGCCGAGGTCGAGCTTCATGGTGATCTCGGTGGCCAGGACGCACAGCAGGTGGCCGTGCAGGTCACGTTCGGCGGTGTAGCGCTCAGCCTCCTGCAGCAGGGCGAGCGCCTCGGCGAGCTCGAAGTCGTACCACGTCAGCGCTGCCACGCTCTGGAAGATCCGGGAGGCGCAGTCCTCCAGGTCGTGCTCCAAGGCGATGCGCAGCCCCTCCTTCATCTGCTCCAGCCCGCCGCTGTGGTCGCCTCGGAGGAAGTGGATGAGACCGATGTTGGTCGTCGCCCGTGCGACGACCTCGTAGTCCCCGACCTCCTCACCCATGGCCAGGCCGCGCTCGGCCCAAGGCAGGGCCGGCGGCACCTCCGATGCGCGCAGATGGTGCGAGGCCCGCCGGGCGAGCGCCATCGCCAGCTGCCGGGTGGGCGGCGTCCCCTCCAGCACGGCGAGCGCCTCGTCGATGAATGCGCTGCCGTGGCTGTTGTCGCCGATGGTGTAGTACGACTCGTCGAGGCCGAGCAGGGCGTCGACGACCTCGAGGTCCCTGCCCGCAGGGCGCAGCAGCTCGAGCGACTGGTCCCATGCCTCGATCGCGTGGTCGTGGTCATCGGAGGTCTGGCACTCCTGCGCCCGCTTGGACAGCAGGTCGATGCGTGCGTCGACCCCCAGGAGGCCGGTGTAGGGCATGGCCCGTCCGTACTGGTAGGCGGCCTCGCGGTGCGACCCGAGGCTGGCCGCGGAGTCGCCGGCCGCGATCGCGAACTCGAGGATCGCCTGCGGATCGCCGGCCGTCTCGGCGTGCTCAGCCAGACGCGCGTAGGGGCGGGGTGACATGGGAAGCGAGCGCAGCCGGTCGAGCACCTGCCAGTGCAGCGCTCCGAGCCGTCCCGGTGTGATGCCCGAGAGCACGGCCTGCCGGACCAGCTCGTGCCGGAACGCGTATGTCGGCGCATCGAAGCGGAGCATGCCCGCGCTGACGCACTCGTCCACGGACTCGGGACCGACGTCGGGCATCGCATGGATGAGTGAGGGCTCGAGGCGCGAGCCGATGACCGCCGCCGACTCCAGGGCCAGCCGGGCGCGCGGCGACAGCCGCTGCACCCGGGCGAGTACGGCGTCCTGCACCGTCGGGGGCAGGTGTTCGCCGCCGGACGCGATCACCTCAGTGACGAAGAACGCGTTGCCGCCGGTCTCGGCGTACAGGGCCTCCGCGTCGACGCCGGAGCCTCTCGCGAGGTCGGCGACCGCCTCCCGCGACAACGGTGGGACCGCAAGACGGCGTGCGTCGGGCTGCGGAGCGACATCGCCGACCATGACCCATAGCGCGTCGGCGCTCTGCAGCTGGTCGTCGCGGAAGGTCGCCACGATCAACAGGTGGGTGTCGCCGACGCGGCGGGCCAGGAAGCGGACGAGGTCCAGGGTGGACATGTCGGCCCAGTGCAGGTCCTCGATCACCAGCACGGCCGGGCCGGCGTCCTCCAGGGCGGCGAGCGTTGCCTCGAACAGCCCGTCGCGCTCGCTGGAGCGCAGCAAGTCGCCGACTCGAGGGTCGAGCGACGGCGCGACGTCGACGAGCGGACCGAGCGGTCGGGGTGAAGAGAGCGGGTCACACGCGCCCCAGAGCACTCGCGGTCGGGTGGCTGCCCGCGCGCTCCACTCGCGCACCAGCGCGGTCTTCCCGACGCCGGCCTCGCCGTGCACGAGTACGAGCCGCCCGGATCCGGCGAGCGTCTCGTCGTGCAGTTCCGTGAGTGCCTCGAGAAGCGAGGCCCTCTCCACGAGCGCCACCCGGTCAGCATAGGAGCGGCCGTCGTTGCCTGTCTGCAACAGAGTCGACATGCCGGAGATCTCCAGCGAGGGGTCCTGCGCGAGGATCAGCCGCTCGAGCTCCTGCAGCGCGGGGCCGGGGTCGACCCCGAGCTCCTCAGCCAGCGTCGTCCGGGCGCGCTGGTAGGACGCCAGGGCGTCCGCCTGGCGCCCGGTGCGGTACAGGGCCGCCATGAGCAGCGCCCAGAACGACTCCCTCTTGGGATGCCAGCGCACCAAAGCCTCGAGCTCCGCCACCGGCGGGGCGCAGCCGGGTCTGCGCAGGTCGGCCGCGAGGCGACTCTCCAGGCCGTCCAGGCGCAGCGCGCCGAGCCGCTGGGCCTCGGCTTCCAGCAGCTCGCAGTCGGGGAACTCGGTGTAGGGCGTCCCTCGCCACAGCCGCAGCGCCTCGGTCAGCAGGGTGCTCGCCTCGTCGGCGCGGCCCTCGGCGAGCGCCTTGCGGCCGAGGGCGACCTCGCGCTCGAACACGTGCGTGTCCACGCTGTCCGCGGCGACGTCGAGCACGTACCCGTGCCGGCCGGTCCGCACGAGATCGGGCACAGGCAGGTCACGGCGAAGCCGTGCCACGTGAGACTGGAGGGTGGCCGCGGCTGCCGCTGGGGGGGCCTCGCCCCACAGCCCGTCGACGAGCCGGTCGGCGCTGACCTCGCGGCCGGGAGCGAGTGCCAGCAAGGTCAGCAGCCGACGTGGGAGGGGGCCACGAACGTCGACCGAGTGGCCGTCGTGGCTGACCTCGAGCGTCCCCAGAGCCCAGATCTCCATGGCAGTCGACGGTAGGAAGCCTCCCTGTGCGCCCGTCAGGGGAGAACTCCCCAGATTGCGTCGCTGCGGGCCACTTGCAGCCGTACCGGGAGTTCTCGCCTGTGGCGTTCCAGGGCGTTGCCAGGAGGAGTGGCCAACGTCTGGGGTGCGCCGCCGACCGGTGGCCACCCGAGAGGAGCCCCTCATGGCCAGCACCACGACCCACAGCCCGATCGACACCCGCCCGGTCACCGCCCCTTCGACCCCGACGATTCCGTCCGTGACGCCACGTCCCGCCCGCCGCACCGTCGCGTGGATCCTGGCGGGCACGGTGACCTTGGCGGTCGTCTGCGTCGCCGCAGGCATCGGCTACCGCGTCCACGAGTCGTCGCAGGCCTCCGCCGCCGTGGTCGGCTCTGTGTCGGCCTCCCGGTCGGACGCTGCGGAGTCGGCGCACGGATCCGGCCTGACTGTCGTGACGGGCAGCGGGCACCTGCTGCACGCGGCCGGGGTCCAGTCCGCGACCGTCGTGCCGCCGTCCGACGACGCGCTGCTCGTGCACGGCACCCGCGGCTCGCTCGCTGACGCCTCGGGGCGCGCGCTGGGCGTCACTCGCGGACAGGGTGGCCACCGGTAGCCTGCGGTCATCTTCGCTCGGCGGGCACGTATGGGGGATTCACGTGGGTGTGGGCTCAGGCGGAAGGCGCGAGTCCGTCGCTGACGAGGGCATCCTGCCGAGGGTCCCGGCCTCAGCC carries:
- a CDS encoding alpha/beta fold hydrolase; this encodes SRMVPVSTPSGDFRVWTKRVGTNPDLKVLLLHGGPGATDELYECFDVWFPGAGIEYYYYDQLGSFRSDQPDDPSLWDLGRFVDEVEQVRRALGLDSSNFVLLGQSWGGLLAMEYAVHHREHLKGLVISNMMSSSRLYNA
- the ftcD gene encoding glutamate formimidoyltransferase gives rise to the protein MPLVECVPNFSEGRRPEVIAAIRDAIASVADVTVLDVSSDPSHNRTVVTFVAPSSVAVQAAFNGIAKARELIDLTTHQGEHPRIGATDVCPFIPLEGATMDDCIALARELGQRVGHELGVPVFLYERAATRPDRQNLADVRRGEFELARTEIGTNADRVPDFGPNAVHPTAGATIIGARPFLVAYNVYLGGVENLQVAKDVAKAVRGSSGGFRYVKALGLEVNGQAQVSMNLVDTDQTPLSRVFNFVRSEAEARGVSPTRSELVGLVPEKVLFEAAARHIRLPDFTTDVVLERKVREAQSGESLSGFVASVAGSAPVPGGGSVSALAGQLAAALAQLVAGLTVGRKKYAAVEAEMTTLALEAAALGDRLGALVQKDADAYALVSAAYKRPGDGESAGAREEAIQAALVKAAQVPLETARACHDVARLAATCAAKGNTNTVSDSGVAALLAEAACRGAAYNVRINVASMTDPSLGAALLSEAAALVAATRAAAQGATARVDEAIG
- a CDS encoding DUF4242 domain-containing protein — encoded protein: MPRYLVERTFPDGLEIPTTDDGATTCLGVVGNNANVGVTWVHSYVSEDKRKTFCIYDGPDPDAIRRAATSNGLPVDSISPVSVLDPYFYH
- a CDS encoding BTAD domain-containing putative transcriptional regulator — its product is MEIWALGTLEVSHDGHSVDVRGPLPRRLLTLLALAPGREVSADRLVDGLWGEAPPAAAAATLQSHVARLRRDLPVPDLVRTGRHGYVLDVAADSVDTHVFEREVALGRKALAEGRADEASTLLTEALRLWRGTPYTEFPDCELLEAEAQRLGALRLDGLESRLAADLRRPGCAPPVAELEALVRWHPKRESFWALLMAALYRTGRQADALASYQRARTTLAEELGVDPGPALQELERLILAQDPSLEISGMSTLLQTGNDGRSYADRVALVERASLLEALTELHDETLAGSGRLVLVHGEAGVGKTALVREWSARAATRPRVLWGACDPLSSPRPLGPLVDVAPSLDPRVGDLLRSSERDGLFEATLAALEDAGPAVLVIEDLHWADMSTLDLVRFLARRVGDTHLLIVATFRDDQLQSADALWVMVGDVAPQPDARRLAVPPLSREAVADLARGSGVDAEALYAETGGNAFFVTEVIASGGEHLPPTVQDAVLARVQRLSPRARLALESAAVIGSRLEPSLIHAMPDVGPESVDECVSAGMLRFDAPTYAFRHELVRQAVLSGITPGRLGALHWQVLDRLRSLPMSPRPYARLAEHAETAGDPQAILEFAIAAGDSAASLGSHREAAYQYGRAMPYTGLLGVDARIDLLSKRAQECQTSDDHDHAIEAWDQSLELLRPAGRDLEVVDALLGLDESYYTIGDNSHGSAFIDEALAVLEGTPPTRQLAMALARRASHHLRASEVPPALPWAERGLAMGEEVGDYEVVARATTNIGLIHFLRGDHSGGLEQMKEGLRIALEHDLEDCASRIFQSVAALTWYDFELAEALALLQEAERYTAERDLHGHLLCVLATEITMKLDLGRWDEAVEEAHDLLYVRNTGRASRIEPLVALALIGARRGDSDDVWRHLDEARDHIAKSRTLGYQATIALARGEVHLLEGDVEAVRTHVLPWYLEALRLQDEEWLPDLALLVWRSGLIDAPPDGLREPELLSMAGQHREAATLWTSYGAPYKAAWALLDSDDEVDLREARARFAQLGAAVLVERCDTKLRSIGARVPRGARASTRANVGGLTDREVEVLDLLNEGLRNADIAARLHLSEKTVGHHVSSILTKLGVSSRLEAVRRARDLAAVG